DNA sequence from the Lysinibacillus sp. OF-1 genome:
TTTTTCTGGTGGTGGTTTGAAGGGATTTGCCCTGGTTGGGGCATATCAAGTACTAGAAGCTGAACATTTTCGTTTTAAACGTGTAGCTGGTACAAGTGCAGGTGCAATTTTAGCTGCGTTTATTGCTGCGGGATATAGCGGTAAAGAGATCGAAGCTATGCTAGAAGAATTGGATGTACCTTCATTACTGGATCCTAGAAGAACAATATTACCTTTCCCTTTTATGAAATGGATAAATGTTTATAATCATTTAGGTCTTTATAAAGGAAAGGCATTAGAAAAATGGTTTTTTCAAAAATTAGCTGCAAAAGGTGTATATACTTTTGGAGATTTGCCTAAAGATTCACTAAAATTAGTAGCTTCAGATTTGACCAATGGTAGAATGATTGTTTTACCAGATGATCTACACAAATATCAGATTGATGCGAAGAACTTTTCAGTTGCTTGTGCACTACGTATGAGTTGTGGTATACCATTTTTCTTTGAACCAGTTACCTTAAAAACTGGCAAAGGAGAATCAGTAATCGTGGATGGTGGGGTTTTAAGTAATTTCCCATTATGGATATTTGATGATAAAGAAGGTCGAAAAGTACGACCAATTTTGGGTTTGAAGCTAAGCAGAAGGAGAGAAGAACAATGTCCGCAAGAAATTAAAAATGGCCTAAACTTATTTGAAGCATTATTTTCAACTATGAAAGACGCACATGATGAGAGGTATATATCAAGGCGACATGAAAGAGATATTATCTTTATTCCTGTAGAAGATTATAGTGCAACTCAATTTGATTTAAATGAGGAGACAAAAGAAACTCTTTTAGAAATAGGAAGAAATCGTACAATTCAATTTTTACGGAATTGGCCAAGGTTGAAATTTTAGTTCGTTTAAAATTATTTATATAAAACTATTGACCAATAATAAATGAGGTGTTATTATATAAAAGTTGCTGTTGAGATAAGCAACTACTAAAATATAAAAATAAAATAACTGTTGACATTAAATATTAAACATGTTATTATATAAAAGTTAGCTCTTAACAAAGAGAAAACATAAAATGAACCTTGAAAACTGAACAAGCAAAACGTAATCAATAAAGTTTTTAGTAACTAACCTTGGTTAGTGAACAAAACAAAATTTTGGACATCAAAATGATGCCAGCAAAACAATTTGAGCTATTCAAATTTCTTTTATGGAGAGTTTGATCCTGGCTCAGGACGAACGCTGGCGG
Encoded proteins:
- a CDS encoding patatin-like phospholipase family protein gives rise to the protein MWIDGVFSGGGLKGFALVGAYQVLEAEHFRFKRVAGTSAGAILAAFIAAGYSGKEIEAMLEELDVPSLLDPRRTILPFPFMKWINVYNHLGLYKGKALEKWFFQKLAAKGVYTFGDLPKDSLKLVASDLTNGRMIVLPDDLHKYQIDAKNFSVACALRMSCGIPFFFEPVTLKTGKGESVIVDGGVLSNFPLWIFDDKEGRKVRPILGLKLSRRREEQCPQEIKNGLNLFEALFSTMKDAHDERYISRRHERDIIFIPVEDYSATQFDLNEETKETLLEIGRNRTIQFLRNWPRLKF